One window of Burkholderia cepacia GG4 genomic DNA carries:
- a CDS encoding GNAT family N-acetyltransferase gives MANITIRHSETKDIDAIRQIAAAPAVYANTLQAPFPSLEKWAQRIDGIRERGFSLVAELDGEVVGHLGLTPEQNPRRRHVAGFGMMVKASHHGRGIGNRLLAAAIDLAENWLSITRIELTVYADNRAAIALYEKHGFRIEGESPDFALRDGEYVSTCHMARLRRVARPSAGGIRNPDAPLSADARD, from the coding sequence ACACAGCGAAACGAAAGATATCGACGCGATCCGGCAGATCGCCGCGGCCCCGGCCGTCTATGCAAACACGCTGCAGGCGCCGTTCCCGTCGCTCGAAAAATGGGCGCAACGTATCGACGGCATACGCGAACGGGGTTTCAGCCTCGTCGCCGAGCTCGACGGTGAGGTGGTCGGCCATCTCGGGCTCACCCCGGAACAGAACCCAAGGCGGCGCCATGTGGCCGGGTTCGGGATGATGGTCAAGGCGTCGCACCACGGGCGCGGCATCGGTAACCGGCTGCTGGCCGCCGCGATCGATCTGGCGGAAAACTGGCTGAGCATTACGCGGATCGAACTGACGGTGTACGCGGACAACCGCGCGGCGATCGCGCTGTACGAGAAGCACGGGTTCCGGATCGAGGGCGAGTCGCCGGACTTCGCGCTGCGCGACGGCGAGTACGTATCCACCTGCCACATGGCGCGGCTCAGGCGTGTGGCCCGGCCGTCTGCCGGCGGCATTCGGAATCCCGACGCGCCCCTCTCCGCTGACGCTCGCGACTGA